A window of the Lactuca sativa cultivar Salinas chromosome 7, Lsat_Salinas_v11, whole genome shotgun sequence genome harbors these coding sequences:
- the LOC111894625 gene encoding common plant regulatory factor 1 isoform X2 — MGNCEETTACKPEKPSSPPPPPVTEHQQTSVHAYPDWAAMQAYYGHSMAVPPYFNSGHPPPAYMWAPPQVMHMMPPYAAMYPHYPHPAGVPLASPMSIDSPAKSSGNSERGLMKKLKGFDGLAMSIGNGISHSGDTEASSQGSDGNTDTRKRSREVSPAEAGKISGHFFHKEPNGVTALTVVTSDSEIKKSPTAVTMMTSATAAMMPNQAQQQNERELKRERRKQSNRESARRSRLRKQAEAEELAIKVDALTSENLTLKSEINRLTDNSQKLKLQNAKLTEKLKNVQEENDTEDKSVSLSTANLLSRVDSCTSEEGGSGNDDEEEMVYTSSSNNNNNQNSNATAKLRQLLDASPRADAVAAG, encoded by the exons ATGGGCAACTGTGAAGAGACAACGGCTTGTAAGCCAGAAAAACCATcttcaccacctccaccacctgtAACT GAGCATCAGCAGACGAGTGTTCATGCATATCCCGATTGGGCAGCTATGCAG GCTTATTATGGGCATAGCATGGCTGTACCACCATACTTCAACTCGGGTCATCCTCCTCCAGCTTATATGTGGGCACCACCACAGGTAATG CATATGATGCCACCTTATGCTGCAATGTATCCACATTATCCACATCCTGCAGGAGTTCCTCTT GCTAGTCCAATGAGCATTGATTCTCCTGCCAAGTCATCAGGGAACTCTGAGCGTGGCTTGATGAAGAAGTTAAAAGGATTTGATGGGCTGGCAATGTCGATAGGCAATGGGATTTCTCACAG TGGGGATACCGAAGCTTCTAGCCAAGGAAGTGATGGCAATACCGATACTAGGAAAAGGAGCCGTGAAGTGTCTC CAGCTGAAGCTGGAAAGATAAGCGGTCATTTTTTTCATAAAGAACCAAATGGAGTGACTGCTCTTACTGTTGTTACCTCTGACTCAGAAATTAAGAAATCTCCCACTGCAGTTACCATGATGACATCAGCAACTGCTGCCATGATGCCCAACCAAGCTCAACAGCAG AATGAGCGAGAACTGAAAAGGGAAAGGAGAAAGCAGTCTAATCGCGAATCTGCCAGGAGATCTAGATTAAGGAAACAG GCTGAAGCTGAAGAACTGGCGATAAAAGTTGATGCACTGACTAGTGAAAATCTGACCCTTAAGTCCGAGATTAACCGACTCACTGACAACTCACAGAAACTCAAGCTTCAAAACGCCAAACTAACT GAAAAACTGAAAAACGTGCAAGAAGAAAATGACACAGAAGATAAGAGTGTGTCCCTGAGCACGGCTAACCTCCTGTCAAGGGTGGACAGTTGTACTTCTGAGGAAGGTGGAAGTGgaaatgatgatgaagaagaaatgGTGTACACAAGTAGTagtaacaacaacaataaccaaaACTCTAATGCTACCGCAAAGCTGCGTCAACTCCTGGATGCTAGCCCACGGGCTGATGCTGTTGCTGCTGGCTGA
- the LOC111894625 gene encoding common plant regulatory factor 1 isoform X1 has translation MGNCEETTACKPEKPSSPPPPPVTEHQQTSVHAYPDWAAMQAYYGHSMAVPPYFNSGHPPPAYMWAPPQVMHMMPPYAAMYPHYPHPAGVPLASPMSIDSPAKSSGNSERGLMKKLKGFDGLAMSIGNGISHSGDTEASSQGSDGNTDTRKRSREVSPAAEAGKISGHFFHKEPNGVTALTVVTSDSEIKKSPTAVTMMTSATAAMMPNQAQQQNERELKRERRKQSNRESARRSRLRKQAEAEELAIKVDALTSENLTLKSEINRLTDNSQKLKLQNAKLTEKLKNVQEENDTEDKSVSLSTANLLSRVDSCTSEEGGSGNDDEEEMVYTSSSNNNNNQNSNATAKLRQLLDASPRADAVAAG, from the exons ATGGGCAACTGTGAAGAGACAACGGCTTGTAAGCCAGAAAAACCATcttcaccacctccaccacctgtAACT GAGCATCAGCAGACGAGTGTTCATGCATATCCCGATTGGGCAGCTATGCAG GCTTATTATGGGCATAGCATGGCTGTACCACCATACTTCAACTCGGGTCATCCTCCTCCAGCTTATATGTGGGCACCACCACAGGTAATG CATATGATGCCACCTTATGCTGCAATGTATCCACATTATCCACATCCTGCAGGAGTTCCTCTT GCTAGTCCAATGAGCATTGATTCTCCTGCCAAGTCATCAGGGAACTCTGAGCGTGGCTTGATGAAGAAGTTAAAAGGATTTGATGGGCTGGCAATGTCGATAGGCAATGGGATTTCTCACAG TGGGGATACCGAAGCTTCTAGCCAAGGAAGTGATGGCAATACCGATACTAGGAAAAGGAGCCGTGAAGTGTCTC CAGCAGCTGAAGCTGGAAAGATAAGCGGTCATTTTTTTCATAAAGAACCAAATGGAGTGACTGCTCTTACTGTTGTTACCTCTGACTCAGAAATTAAGAAATCTCCCACTGCAGTTACCATGATGACATCAGCAACTGCTGCCATGATGCCCAACCAAGCTCAACAGCAG AATGAGCGAGAACTGAAAAGGGAAAGGAGAAAGCAGTCTAATCGCGAATCTGCCAGGAGATCTAGATTAAGGAAACAG GCTGAAGCTGAAGAACTGGCGATAAAAGTTGATGCACTGACTAGTGAAAATCTGACCCTTAAGTCCGAGATTAACCGACTCACTGACAACTCACAGAAACTCAAGCTTCAAAACGCCAAACTAACT GAAAAACTGAAAAACGTGCAAGAAGAAAATGACACAGAAGATAAGAGTGTGTCCCTGAGCACGGCTAACCTCCTGTCAAGGGTGGACAGTTGTACTTCTGAGGAAGGTGGAAGTGgaaatgatgatgaagaagaaatgGTGTACACAAGTAGTagtaacaacaacaataaccaaaACTCTAATGCTACCGCAAAGCTGCGTCAACTCCTGGATGCTAGCCCACGGGCTGATGCTGTTGCTGCTGGCTGA
- the LOC111894625 gene encoding common plant regulatory factor 1 isoform X3 codes for MGNCEETTACKPEKPSSPPPPPVTEHQQTSVHAYPDWAAMQAYYGHSMAVPPYFNSGHPPPAYMWAPPQHMMPPYAAMYPHYPHPAGVPLASPMSIDSPAKSSGNSERGLMKKLKGFDGLAMSIGNGISHSGDTEASSQGSDGNTDTRKRSREVSPAAEAGKISGHFFHKEPNGVTALTVVTSDSEIKKSPTAVTMMTSATAAMMPNQAQQQNERELKRERRKQSNRESARRSRLRKQAEAEELAIKVDALTSENLTLKSEINRLTDNSQKLKLQNAKLTEKLKNVQEENDTEDKSVSLSTANLLSRVDSCTSEEGGSGNDDEEEMVYTSSSNNNNNQNSNATAKLRQLLDASPRADAVAAG; via the exons ATGGGCAACTGTGAAGAGACAACGGCTTGTAAGCCAGAAAAACCATcttcaccacctccaccacctgtAACT GAGCATCAGCAGACGAGTGTTCATGCATATCCCGATTGGGCAGCTATGCAG GCTTATTATGGGCATAGCATGGCTGTACCACCATACTTCAACTCGGGTCATCCTCCTCCAGCTTATATGTGGGCACCACCACAG CATATGATGCCACCTTATGCTGCAATGTATCCACATTATCCACATCCTGCAGGAGTTCCTCTT GCTAGTCCAATGAGCATTGATTCTCCTGCCAAGTCATCAGGGAACTCTGAGCGTGGCTTGATGAAGAAGTTAAAAGGATTTGATGGGCTGGCAATGTCGATAGGCAATGGGATTTCTCACAG TGGGGATACCGAAGCTTCTAGCCAAGGAAGTGATGGCAATACCGATACTAGGAAAAGGAGCCGTGAAGTGTCTC CAGCAGCTGAAGCTGGAAAGATAAGCGGTCATTTTTTTCATAAAGAACCAAATGGAGTGACTGCTCTTACTGTTGTTACCTCTGACTCAGAAATTAAGAAATCTCCCACTGCAGTTACCATGATGACATCAGCAACTGCTGCCATGATGCCCAACCAAGCTCAACAGCAG AATGAGCGAGAACTGAAAAGGGAAAGGAGAAAGCAGTCTAATCGCGAATCTGCCAGGAGATCTAGATTAAGGAAACAG GCTGAAGCTGAAGAACTGGCGATAAAAGTTGATGCACTGACTAGTGAAAATCTGACCCTTAAGTCCGAGATTAACCGACTCACTGACAACTCACAGAAACTCAAGCTTCAAAACGCCAAACTAACT GAAAAACTGAAAAACGTGCAAGAAGAAAATGACACAGAAGATAAGAGTGTGTCCCTGAGCACGGCTAACCTCCTGTCAAGGGTGGACAGTTGTACTTCTGAGGAAGGTGGAAGTGgaaatgatgatgaagaagaaatgGTGTACACAAGTAGTagtaacaacaacaataaccaaaACTCTAATGCTACCGCAAAGCTGCGTCAACTCCTGGATGCTAGCCCACGGGCTGATGCTGTTGCTGCTGGCTGA